The following are from one region of the Amedibacterium intestinale genome:
- a CDS encoding PTS mannitol transporter subunit IICBA: MKTALQKFGKFLSAMVMPNIGAFIAWGFITALFIADGWLPNEKLASIQPYMLTYLLPVLIAATGGRMVAKDRGLVMGAIAIMGCIAGVGGTKGQPMLMAAMVMGPFAGWVIKKFDQLMEGHMPAGFEMLINNFSVGIIGMLLAIFGYYFIGPVMTAILTVLAGGVTLLINHGLLPLVAIFVEPAKVLFLNNAINHGIFTPIGVEQAVETGKSIMYMLEANPGPGLGVLLAYWVFSKDKATKDSAPGAIIIHFLGGIHEIYFPYILMNPVVIIAPIVGNICAIAFFTLFNCGLKGPASPGSIIAFLSMAPKGETLMVLLGVLIATGVSFAVASPIIKLSSVKGKSLEEAQGQMQSMKAQAKGLVPANVLSAKKIVFACDAGMGSSAMGATKFRNRLKAVRPDLIVTNTSVDNIPADCDIAVVQTTLAERAAKSAPQAVLITIGNFLADPALDELFFQLSTGDPLMVEVEEPEEVEKTPESKDILKIEGIKLNQKSVSKEDAITAAGQLLADLGYVEESYIPAMLEREKIVTTYIGMGLAIPHGTTHESGIIKKTGIVLLQYPEGVDFGDEKAQLVIGIAGMGGEHMEVLSKVCMALEDEEVLDKMKTTDDKEWILKQLS, encoded by the coding sequence ATGAAAACAGCACTTCAGAAATTTGGAAAATTCCTGTCTGCAATGGTAATGCCAAATATTGGAGCATTTATTGCATGGGGATTTATCACTGCTTTATTTATTGCGGATGGGTGGTTGCCAAATGAAAAACTGGCATCTATTCAGCCTTATATGTTAACCTATCTGCTACCTGTATTGATTGCGGCTACCGGAGGTAGAATGGTGGCAAAAGATAGAGGTCTTGTGATGGGGGCGATTGCCATCATGGGATGTATTGCAGGAGTTGGTGGAACAAAAGGACAGCCAATGTTGATGGCCGCAATGGTTATGGGACCTTTTGCTGGTTGGGTAATTAAGAAATTTGACCAGTTGATGGAAGGACACATGCCTGCTGGTTTTGAAATGTTGATCAATAATTTTTCTGTAGGTATCATTGGTATGCTGCTGGCAATATTTGGATATTATTTTATTGGACCAGTTATGACAGCAATCTTAACTGTATTAGCTGGTGGAGTTACCCTTTTAATTAATCATGGTTTACTGCCTTTAGTTGCAATCTTTGTAGAACCAGCAAAAGTATTGTTCTTAAACAATGCAATCAATCATGGTATCTTTACTCCAATTGGTGTTGAACAGGCAGTTGAAACTGGAAAATCTATTATGTATATGCTGGAAGCAAATCCAGGACCAGGTTTAGGAGTACTGCTTGCATATTGGGTATTTTCCAAAGATAAAGCAACAAAAGATTCTGCACCTGGAGCTATTATTATTCATTTTCTAGGGGGGATTCATGAAATCTATTTCCCATATATTTTAATGAATCCAGTTGTAATTATTGCACCAATTGTTGGAAATATTTGTGCAATTGCATTCTTTACATTATTTAACTGTGGATTAAAGGGACCTGCAAGTCCAGGATCTATTATTGCTTTCTTATCCATGGCTCCAAAAGGAGAAACCTTAATGGTGCTTTTAGGTGTTTTGATTGCAACTGGCGTATCCTTTGCAGTTGCTAGTCCTATTATTAAATTATCTAGTGTAAAAGGAAAATCATTGGAAGAAGCACAGGGACAGATGCAAAGTATGAAAGCACAGGCAAAGGGATTAGTGCCAGCAAATGTTTTATCTGCTAAGAAAATTGTATTTGCATGTGATGCAGGTATGGGTTCCAGTGCAATGGGAGCTACAAAATTTAGAAACCGTTTAAAAGCTGTACGTCCTGATCTAATTGTGACAAATACATCTGTTGATAATATTCCAGCAGATTGCGATATAGCAGTTGTACAAACAACGTTGGCAGAACGTGCTGCTAAATCCGCGCCACAGGCAGTATTAATTACCATTGGAAATTTCCTTGCAGATCCAGCTCTTGATGAATTATTCTTCCAGTTATCTACAGGTGACCCATTGATGGTGGAAGTTGAAGAACCTGAAGAAGTTGAAAAAACTCCTGAATCAAAGGATATCTTAAAAATTGAAGGAATTAAGTTAAATCAAAAATCAGTATCTAAAGAAGATGCAATTACAGCTGCTGGACAGTTATTGGCAGATCTGGGTTATGTAGAAGAATCTTATATTCCAGCTATGTTAGAAAGAGAAAAAATCGTTACTACTTATATTGGTATGGGATTAGCAATTCCACATGGTACAACACATGAAAGTGGAATAATTAAGAAAACTGGTATTGTATTATTGCAGTATCCAGAAGGTGTTGATTTCGGTGATGAAAAAGCACAGCTGGTAATTGGTATTGCCGGTATGGGTGGAGAACATATGGAAGTCTTATCTAAAGTATGTATGGCATTGGAAGATGAAGAAGTCTTGGACAAGATGAAAACTACCGATGATAAAGAATGGATACTAAAACAATTATCATAA
- a CDS encoding TnpV protein, which produces MDKQMNERYDLFIEQYKEKEGITERLKAKDQIRWAEKMNTIQNRVEEIICTDFIYS; this is translated from the coding sequence ATGGATAAGCAAATGAATGAAAGATACGACCTTTTTATTGAACAGTACAAAGAAAAAGAAGGCATCACAGAAAGACTCAAAGCAAAGGATCAAATTAGATGGGCGGAGAAAATGAATACTATACAAAACCGAGTAGAAGAAATTATTTGTACTGATTTTATATATTCATAA
- a CDS encoding MarR family winged helix-turn-helix transcriptional regulator yields the protein MMAKKEPCSILVKEIQNISEKYFNNKINDSGLTMSQARALSILPKYLEKRLTLKQLEKELDLAQSVNAGIVRRLERKQYIESFKNPYFLYITETKFIDIEFYEGYTLFVI from the coding sequence ATGATGGCTAAAAAAGAACCATGTAGTATATTGGTAAAAGAAATACAGAATATTTCAGAGAAGTATTTCAACAATAAGATCAATGATAGCGGACTTACGATGTCGCAAGCTAGAGCTTTATCTATTTTACCGAAATATCTAGAAAAACGATTGACCTTAAAACAATTAGAAAAAGAATTAGATCTTGCACAATCGGTAAATGCTGGAATTGTTAGACGTCTGGAAAGAAAGCAATATATTGAAAGCTTTAAAAATCCATACTTCTTGTATATAACTGAGACAAAATTCATTGACATTGAATTTTATGAGGGATATACTTTATTTGTAATATAA
- a CDS encoding zinc-binding dehydrogenase: MKAKAVRLHGANDLRLDEFELPEIKDDEILVKVVSDSVCMSTYKCAILGEKHKRVHEDVADHPAIMGHEMAGDIVKVGAKHQDKFKPGMKFTLQPALNYKGTMWSPGYSYEFFGGDATYCIIPAEVMELGCMLEYKGRAYYEASLAEPMSCSIGAFNANYHTQMGVYEHQMGIKEGGKLAILAGAGPMGLGALTYALHRDVRPGMVVVTDLNQDRLDRAEHLFPVEEAKAEGIELHFVNTGNMEDPAKELLEITGGTGFDDVFCYAPVAAVVELSSTVLGRDGCLNFFAGPTDNKFSAKMNFYDVHYNSTHVMGTTGGNTADMIESLELTAQNRINPAVMVTHIGGLDAAAETTLNLPKIPGGKKLIYTHLSMPLIALSDLRTKADEDPRYAKLADIVDEHKGLWCPEAEEYLLANFIE, encoded by the coding sequence ATGAAAGCAAAAGCAGTAAGATTACATGGGGCAAATGATTTACGTTTAGACGAATTTGAATTGCCAGAAATCAAAGACGACGAAATTCTGGTTAAAGTCGTATCTGACAGTGTTTGTATGTCCACATACAAATGTGCTATACTGGGAGAGAAACACAAACGAGTTCATGAAGATGTAGCAGATCATCCAGCTATTATGGGTCATGAAATGGCAGGAGATATTGTTAAAGTAGGCGCAAAACATCAGGATAAATTTAAACCTGGTATGAAATTTACTTTGCAGCCAGCATTAAATTATAAAGGAACAATGTGGTCTCCTGGATATTCTTATGAATTCTTTGGAGGGGATGCAACATACTGTATCATTCCTGCAGAAGTAATGGAACTTGGATGTATGTTGGAATACAAGGGACGTGCTTACTATGAAGCTAGTTTAGCAGAACCTATGTCTTGCAGCATCGGGGCATTTAATGCAAACTATCATACACAGATGGGTGTTTATGAACACCAGATGGGTATTAAAGAAGGTGGAAAACTTGCAATTCTTGCAGGAGCTGGACCAATGGGACTTGGAGCTTTGACATATGCACTTCATCGTGATGTTCGTCCTGGTATGGTGGTAGTTACTGATTTGAACCAGGATCGTTTGGATCGTGCAGAACACTTATTCCCAGTGGAAGAAGCAAAAGCTGAGGGTATTGAACTTCACTTTGTAAATACTGGAAATATGGAAGATCCAGCAAAAGAATTATTAGAAATTACTGGTGGAACTGGATTTGATGATGTATTCTGTTATGCACCAGTTGCTGCAGTTGTGGAATTATCAAGTACAGTTTTGGGACGTGATGGATGTTTGAATTTCTTTGCAGGTCCAACAGACAATAAATTTAGTGCAAAAATGAATTTTTACGATGTACACTATAACTCTACACATGTTATGGGGACAACAGGTGGAAACACTGCTGATATGATTGAATCACTGGAATTAACTGCACAGAACCGCATCAATCCAGCTGTTATGGTTACGCACATTGGTGGTTTGGATGCTGCTGCAGAAACAACATTAAATTTACCTAAAATTCCAGGTGGAAAGAAATTGATTTATACACACTTGAGTATGCCATTGATTGCTTTAAGCGATTTACGTACAAAAGCTGATGAAGATCCACGTTATGCTAAATTAGCTGATATCGTAGATGAACATAAAGGTTTATGGTGTCCAGAAGCAGAAGAATATTTATTGGCAAACTTTATTGAATAA
- a CDS encoding GNAT family N-acetyltransferase, whose amino-acid sequence MIRVAAFSDLNRVEDSYKKHFTYERKNGAFTVFKEVVYPTRQDAETALQNDELYICEIENEYMGSIIFSRKQPIDYESINWKYQTDNSKIAIIHLLMVRPSMKGKGIATELIRFAIDLAKEQGCEVIRLDTGEQNIPAVSLYKKMGFEIAEITSMNVGGAIEHKNHLFMERKIIS is encoded by the coding sequence ATGATACGAGTTGCTGCATTTTCAGATTTAAACCGTGTTGAAGATAGCTATAAAAAGCATTTTACATATGAAAGAAAGAATGGAGCCTTTACTGTTTTCAAAGAAGTCGTTTATCCTACTCGACAGGATGCAGAAACTGCTTTACAAAATGATGAATTATATATTTGTGAAATAGAGAATGAATACATGGGAAGTATTATATTTTCTAGAAAACAGCCAATAGATTATGAATCTATCAATTGGAAATATCAAACAGACAATAGTAAAATAGCAATCATTCATTTATTGATGGTACGTCCATCAATGAAAGGAAAAGGCATCGCTACAGAACTTATTCGTTTTGCGATTGATCTTGCAAAAGAACAGGGGTGTGAAGTGATTCGGTTAGATACTGGTGAACAAAATATTCCTGCTGTTTCATTATATAAGAAGATGGGTTTTGAAATTGCTGAAATCACATCTATGAATGTCGGTGGAGCAATTGAGCATAAAAATCATCTGTTCATGGAAAGAAAAATAATATCATAA
- a CDS encoding DeoR/GlpR family DNA-binding transcription regulator → MEVMEQRRNEIVAFVNEQGQVSFSQLKEKFPTVSEMTLRTDLKILDQNQQLVRIHGGAKSLVEVVGTEDFLKLRFVRNTEDKKIIAHKAKQLIKGNQTIFLDSGSTTTMLATEFEDKPNVIMTSGLTCAMELAKLKESRVVMLGGNMNCRSMSVNGYNAIRAIEKVNFDIAFMGVTRFDYETGFTCETLEDAEIKRLAVEKSNKVVVLMDSSKIGKRGTYTMCNLDQVDVVVCDDKLPENFIEECKARGILVY, encoded by the coding sequence ATGGAAGTTATGGAACAAAGACGAAATGAGATCGTAGCATTTGTTAATGAACAGGGACAGGTTAGTTTTTCCCAATTAAAAGAAAAATTTCCAACTGTTTCAGAAATGACTTTGCGTACAGATTTAAAAATATTAGATCAAAACCAACAACTTGTTCGAATTCATGGGGGAGCAAAATCTCTTGTAGAAGTAGTAGGAACAGAAGATTTCTTAAAACTTCGATTTGTCAGAAACACAGAGGATAAAAAAATAATTGCTCATAAAGCAAAACAGTTAATCAAAGGAAATCAAACAATTTTCCTGGATTCTGGTAGTACAACAACAATGCTCGCAACAGAGTTTGAAGATAAACCTAACGTAATTATGACCTCAGGATTAACTTGTGCTATGGAATTAGCAAAATTAAAAGAATCTAGAGTAGTTATGTTGGGTGGGAATATGAATTGCAGATCCATGAGTGTAAATGGTTATAATGCAATTCGTGCTATTGAAAAAGTAAATTTTGATATTGCTTTTATGGGAGTAACACGTTTCGATTATGAAACAGGTTTTACCTGCGAAACTCTAGAAGATGCTGAAATTAAAAGACTTGCTGTAGAAAAGTCAAATAAAGTAGTAGTTTTGATGGATTCATCTAAAATTGGAAAACGTGGTACGTATACAATGTGTAATTTAGATCAAGTTGATGTTGTTGTCTGTGATGATAAACTTCCTGAAAACTTTATAGAAGAATGTAAGGCTCGAGGAATTCTTGTGTACTAA
- the thiM gene encoding hydroxyethylthiazole kinase has translation MLGNCVENVRNKMPLVHNITNYVTVNDVANVLLACGGSPIMSDEPMDVEDITSICGGLNINIGTLNQRSIEGMFLAGRKANELGHIVLLDPVGAGASALRTNTALKLMEEICFDVIRGNISEIKTLAKGSGTTKGVDADVADAVTEENLDEAVAFAKEFANNSGSIVAITGAIDLVSDGKECYVIRNGNPEMGKITGTGCQLSGLMTGFLVANPDQKLEAAAAAVCVMGLAGEIGWSHMLEFEGNSTYRNRIIDAIYHMDKETLDKGANYEVR, from the coding sequence ATGTTAGGAAACTGTGTTGAAAATGTAAGAAACAAAATGCCGCTGGTACATAACATTACAAATTATGTAACAGTAAATGATGTAGCAAATGTATTGCTGGCATGTGGAGGAAGTCCCATTATGTCAGATGAACCTATGGATGTAGAAGATATTACTTCTATTTGCGGAGGTTTGAACATCAATATAGGTACATTGAATCAAAGAAGTATTGAAGGAATGTTTTTAGCTGGAAGAAAAGCAAATGAATTAGGTCATATCGTTTTGCTTGATCCTGTTGGTGCAGGAGCGAGTGCACTTCGTACGAATACTGCTTTAAAATTGATGGAAGAAATTTGCTTTGATGTAATTAGGGGAAATATTTCAGAAATCAAAACTTTGGCAAAAGGAAGTGGAACAACAAAAGGAGTAGATGCTGATGTGGCAGATGCTGTTACAGAAGAAAATCTTGATGAAGCTGTAGCTTTTGCGAAAGAATTTGCGAATAATTCAGGAAGTATTGTTGCCATTACTGGAGCAATCGATTTGGTAAGCGATGGAAAAGAGTGCTATGTCATTCGAAATGGAAACCCAGAAATGGGAAAAATCACAGGAACAGGTTGTCAGTTATCTGGATTGATGACAGGATTTTTGGTGGCTAATCCTGATCAAAAATTAGAAGCAGCAGCTGCTGCAGTCTGTGTTATGGGGCTTGCAGGAGAAATTGGATGGAGTCATATGTTAGAATTTGAAGGAAATTCAACTTATAGAAATCGAATTATTGATGCTATCTATCATATGGATAAAGAAACCTTAGATAAGGGAGCAAATTATGAAGTGCGATAA
- the pfkB gene encoding 1-phosphofructokinase, which yields MIYTVTFNPSLDYIIQVNRFQVGTINKTNFEKILPGGKGINVSIVLSNLGHDSTALGFTAGFTGKEIENRMKDFGCKTDFIHVKEGLSRINVKMKSDEETEINGQGPKISEENIQELFDKLNTLTSDDILVISGSIPSTLPDDMYERIMKHFQDKNIRIVVDATKNLMMKVLQYKPFLIKPNNIELGELFNVTLNTQEEVIPYAQKLQEMGAQNVLISMAGKGAVFIDENKHIYQSTAPKGTVVNSVGAGDSMVAGFISGYLETSGNYEHAFKKGICSGSASAFSENLCTKKEVENLLNTL from the coding sequence ATGATCTATACAGTTACATTCAATCCGTCTCTAGACTATATCATTCAAGTCAATCGCTTCCAGGTTGGTACTATTAACAAGACAAATTTCGAAAAGATACTTCCAGGAGGAAAAGGAATCAATGTTTCTATTGTATTATCTAATCTAGGACACGATAGTACCGCATTAGGATTTACCGCTGGATTTACTGGCAAAGAAATTGAAAATCGTATGAAAGATTTTGGATGCAAAACAGACTTTATTCATGTAAAAGAAGGATTATCCAGAATCAATGTAAAAATGAAATCTGATGAAGAAACAGAAATTAATGGACAAGGACCTAAAATCTCAGAAGAAAACATTCAGGAATTATTTGACAAGTTAAACACTTTAACATCCGATGATATCCTAGTTATCTCAGGAAGTATTCCAAGCACCCTTCCTGATGATATGTATGAGCGTATTATGAAACACTTCCAAGATAAAAACATTAGAATAGTAGTAGATGCTACTAAGAATTTAATGATGAAGGTTTTACAATATAAGCCATTCTTAATTAAGCCAAATAACATTGAATTAGGAGAATTATTTAATGTTACTTTAAATACACAGGAAGAAGTTATTCCTTATGCACAAAAACTACAGGAAATGGGTGCTCAAAATGTTTTGATTTCGATGGCTGGTAAAGGTGCAGTTTTCATTGATGAAAATAAACACATCTATCAAAGTACAGCTCCTAAAGGAACTGTAGTAAATTCTGTGGGTGCTGGAGATTCCATGGTTGCCGGTTTCATATCTGGATATTTAGAAACAAGCGGAAACTATGAACATGCATTTAAAAAAGGTATTTGTTCAGGAAGTGCCAGTGCTTTCTCTGAAAACTTATGTACAAAAAAAGAAGTAGAAAATTTACTAAATACTTTATGA